The genomic interval CTCCCTGACACCTGGTTGCATCGGAGTCGATTCGCAGCATCCGCTGAGCGATCCAGCCGACGCCGTATTGGACACGCGGCTCAACGGCCAATGGGTCCAAACGGAAGAGAAGGTCACGATCCGCTATCAGGTCAAAGCGGCTGGCGGTGAAGCCCCCAAAGGACTGCACCGGATGACGATGACAATCGACAAGGACACCGCCTCAACGTACTTCTTTGTCACTCAGCTCGGTGAGCATCGCTACATCAACATGGCGAACTTTGAGACCGACGACGCGCCGGAAAAATGGGATCCCGCCAAGGTCACTTACTACAGCATCTTTGGCTACGAACTCGTCAACGAAAACGAAATCACTCTGCAACCGCTCAACGAAAAATTCTTTGAGAAACTCGTCGAGAATGGTGAACTGAAAAAACGTGTCGACAAAGTTGACCTGGAACAGCTCACGATCGACATCGAGCCCAACAAAGATGATGACTCGGCTTCGGACCCATCGTTTGAGCTGACCAGCGATTCAAAAACGCTGGCCAAAGTCTTCACCAATCACGCCAAGGAACTATGGCAAGGCAAAACGCTGCGAGTCACACGCGCGGGCACCCAGTCGGCTGGCAAGTGATCGGAACCCTACTGAGACTGCTGATTTAATCGTGTTGCGTTATCACTGTGAGCCGATGGCGCTAGCCACGGGCCTCGAAGGGTTTCGTCAACACCATTGGGCCCGCGGCTAGCGCCTTGCGGCTCACTCAATCAGCAGTCTCCTGCTGCGGCCAGGCAAGTGTTAAGTTTGCCAATCAGAACTCGTCACTCGGCAAACAGCACGCAAATCGGTGTGGGCACCATGGCTGCTTTCATGGTGAACTGCAATTGGCCGGATTGCTGATCGATCTCAAAGATCGTTACGGAATTGGTGTTCTGGCCCGCAGCGAGCAGCCATTTGCCGGTCGGGTCCAAGGCAAAGTTCCTCGGCCACGCGCCGCGGATCGGCTCGACTTCGATCAGCTCCAAAGTGCCGTCGGCTTCTTTGACACGGTATGCCGTGATGGAATCGTTGCCTCGATTCGCCGCGTAGACAAATTTTCCGTTGGGATGCACACGAATTTCGGAAGAGCTATTGAATCGTTCCCCGGCTTTCACGGCTTCCGAAAGTGTCTCAATGGTCTGCTTCGGTGACATCGTCCCCGCCTTCGCGTCGTAGTCGAACACGGTCACGGAGAGAGAAAGCTCGTTGAGCAAGTAGACGATTTTTCCGTTCGGGTGGAACTTCATGTGACGTGGACCGCCGCCGGGAACACTTTGGCCAAAACCATGTGGCGTCAGTGTTGCCGTTTCTGTGTCCACTTTCCAAATCACGACTTGATCCATTCCCAGATCGGGAACGAACAGAAAGCGATTGTCGGGCGACGTGCCGGTCCAGTGTGCGTGCGGCGATGTCTGCCGATTGGGCACGACATCGGATCCTCCGACGTGTTTGTACAGCCCCGTTCGCTCGACGATTCCACCGTCATCGTCAAGACGAAACGCTGCGGTGCTGCCACCGCCGTACTGCGCGGTGAACAAGACCTTTCCCGTGCGATCGACCGAAACATGGGCGGCACCGCCATCACCGATCTCCGCAGAGCTGTGCCACGTCAAACTTGTTTGTGCACCGTCTCGATGGATCGTGTAAGCCGAAACGGATGGCTTTCCCTCGTGATTGCCCACGCTGTAGAGAACGTTTCCGTTGGGATGCAACGCCAAGAATCCCGGTCCGTCGGCTTCAGCGGCCAACGTTGCCTGCGACAACTCGCCTTTCTCAGTATCAAACTTGGCGTGATAGATCCCCTTGCTCAGTCCGTTGCGTGGGGTACTGGTTCCGAACCAAACGTCAACCGTTTCGGCATGAGCGTCGGCAAGTTGAAACATGGTGACTGAGAGTGAGCCTACGAAGAGGAATAGCAGAGACTGCAGGGCAGAGCAGGGCAGGGGAGAAAGGATCATTCGAAACCATCTGGGGCGGTTTGGGGGACGAAACGTGAAACACGTTGCATGAAACATCACGCGATGGGGCACGCACAGATCACCCATTTTAACGAATCGAAAGGCAGGGCAGGCAAATACAGCAGCCAACCTCCCGACAAACCGTCACAATCCGCAAATTCGACTCAACGTGCGCAAGCGGATTCGACGATACAACGACTGACACACCCTCTTTACGCAAACACGCGAGATGTACGCATGGATGGCGGCAACCGCAGCTATTTGGCTCCGAAACTCCTGATTCTTCCCTTGGCTCTCTGCTTGATCGGCCCGCAGGCCCTCTGCCTGATCGACACTGCACGAGCTGACGAGAAGGTCACAACATCGGATGTCCAACCAGCTCTCGCCCTCGGCACGACCGATTCCCCCGGGGCAATTCAACAGGTCGCGGGCAAACAACCGGGACGACGCGAAACACGTCCCATCGCCACCGTGCTCAACGACGGCCCCCAATCGGCTCCGACAACCGGTCCCATACGATCGATTTTGGGCAACCTGTTCAACGGCCCGGCTGCAGCCGAACCCGCCCCATCAGCGCCACGTGCAGCTCGCGCGGTGAACACGCCCCGTGAAGCGGCCGATTGGACGGGGATCCCGTATCACCAAGCCACCAGCACACCGTCGCGTCCGACCACCAGCGCGCCCATTCGAGACCCTCGTCCAGGCGAAACTCGAATGCCGACCGCTGGCACTGCACCATCCGTCAGGACAACGCCACCATCGGTTCCAGCGGCCGCCCCGTTGACCAACGTCCCAAAACCGCCGGCCTTGGCATCCACGTCGTCCAGCCGACAAAGTGCAACCGAGACACCGGTCACCGAAGACACTCAGGTGGCAGCTCCTCAGTTCTCGCGAGTGGAAGCACCCAAGCTTTCCAGCGAAGCAAGCAGCCGCCGGCGTGGACGTCGCGATATCCCATCGCTGGACGCATCCGAAGTCGCCGCCGCCGGAGAGGGTGCCTCGCCTGTCGCCGAAGAAGTCTTGGTGCCGAAAATCGCTCGACGCGAATTGACTCAAGACAAACCCAAAACGACACCCACTCAAGTCGCCAAGTCTGCTCCGGTCAAATCGACCGCGCAGGCCGATGTGCCAGCGAAGACTGCAACGAAGACACCAGCCCAAACACCCACGGCTGAAATCGCGACCGTCCCTCGCAAGGCAATCCCCACTCCGCAGCCAACTCCCGAGCCAGCGGTTGCCAAAGTAGAGACAGCCGCTCCGGCACAAACTGCTGACGAAACGACTGCTAAGGAAACGACTGCTGCCGAAACAGCAACACCGTCGCAGTCCATCGCTGCTGCAACGACCAACAACGCCACAACCCCAGAAACCGAGGACGGCCCAACCGCGACCTTGGCGACTCCCGTTATGGCATCGCCACAGCCATCCACGGTCGCTTCCGTACCGAGCAGCGTGCCCTTGGCTCCAAGTGCCAGCACGGTTTCGCAACGTAGTGGCCCGCCGAGCAGCGATTTCGATCACGTATCGAATTTCCAAGCACGGCGTCCGATGGAAACACCCCACAGTTACTCCGCAGTGCCAGACGCACCAATCGGATCGGGTGTCCCCAACACACAAACCAACGCCTCCGGTGTGACTTTCCGTCCGCCGACCAGCATGCCCGCACCATCGTCGATTCCAGGCTACAGCCAAGCACCTGCTTACACGGCTGTCCCCTATCAATCGCCTCAACAGCCCTACGTTGCTGCTGGTGCGCCGACGACGACTGCGCAAAACCGAATCGCGACGGCACCTCCAGCACCCCCGACTTCGCCTTACACCGAACCCGGTTCCGACAACGCTTACTATCCCGCCGATCCATACGCGCAACAGACTCCGCAATCGTTGGCACAAGCACCGGCAACCGCCCCAGCTCAGTCTCCAGCGGTTCCCGCACCACGCAGCTTTGTCGACACTCCGCCGACCCAATCGGCACCGTCGGCCACGGCGACCGCGCGGTCGCAACCGGCCGAGTTCAACGACAAACCGTTCGCCAGCGCCCCGGAACAACGCTACCGCAATCAACCCATTGAAACGCGTGCGTTGCCACCAGGGCAAACCGCCGTGGCTTCGGAGCTGCCCGGAATCCGCGTGGTCACTCACGGCCCGTCCAAGGTCATGATCCGTCAGACCAACCAGTTCGAGATCCGCGTCGAAAACCGCGGTTCAATCGACGCCACGGGTGTCATGGTTCGTGCCGTGATTCCTGATTGGGCAGAAGTCCAAGGTCAGAGCGCCTCTCGTGGAACGGTCGACGCACAGTCGGGCGACGGGAACGAAAAACTCGTCTGGGAAATCGATTCACTGCCAGCCGGCACGAGCGAAAAGCTGTTCGTACGACTCAAGGCAGAACGCAGTGGCACGCACGGTTTGGATGTCGACTGGACATTGATCCCACAAAAAAGCGTGACACAAGTTGTGGTTCGAGAGCCTCAGTTGAACTTGATGATCGAAGGTCCCGAGTCGGTGGTCTACGGTGAATCACAGACCTATCGTGTTCGCGTCCTGAATCCCGGCGACGGAATCGCTCCCAACGTCGTGTTCACATTGTCACCCAACTCACCGACACCGCAAACGCAACGCATCGGCGACATCCCGTCCGGCAAAGAAGCTCAATTCGAAGTCGAACTGACCGCCCAAGACCTTGGCGACCTCAAGATCCACGGACTCGCATCGGGCGACTTGGAATTGCAAGCCGAAGCAAGCAAGACGATCAAGGTTTCCGCCGCGGCATTGTCCGCTGTCATGAACGGCCCCGAGCTGAAGTATCAAGACACGGAAGCGGTTTACAACTTGCAATTGCTCAACGAAGGCGACGCAACGAGCAAGAACATCGTTGCTTCTCTCAGCCTGCCGGCAGGTGCAGAATACCTCGGCGGCATCGATGACGCGAAACAGCGTGGCGCACTGCTGACTTGGCAGATCGACGCACTGGCCCCCGGAGCAGTTCGCGACTACCAATTCCGATGCTTGATGAAATCACCCGGCGAACAAACCTTTGCCTTTGAGTGCAAGGGCTCCGCAGCCGGACAAACGGATGTCGCACTGGACACAACGGTCGAATCCATCGCCGACTTGGTGTTGACCATCCAAGACCCCGTGGCACCGGCTCCGGTCAACGCCGAAGTCGTCTATGAGATCTCGATCCGCAACCGCGGCAGCAAGGACGCCAACGGTGTTCGTGCCATCGCCCAGTTCAGCAACGGCATCGAGCCACGACGCGTGGAAGGCCACAGCGGAGAAGTGCTGACCGGACAAGTGTTGTTCGATCCGATTCCAGTGATCGCAGCGGGCAGCGAAGTCAAGCTGCGAGTGATCGCGGAAGCCGGCGAAGGTGGACACCATCGTTTCCGAACCGAAATTCGCAGCGGCGAAACGGTCTTGGTCGCCGAGGAAGCCACTCATTACATGAGCCAACGCTCCGACCGCGTCAGCCGCCGCAGCACGTCCAGCAGCGAACTGAAGTAGGCTCAAGACCGTAGTACGTCAGCCTTTCCAGGCTGACATACGATGCAAAGGTCAGCCTGGAAAGGCTAACGTACAACTGCTGACGCACATCCTTACCCCGCCAACAACGCCGCGGCGATCAAGAACGCGGCCAATCCGATCGGGTAAACGATTCCCACGTTGGCCATGTTCGATCCAGTCAAATTATCCAACGCTTCTTGCGTGTCTCGCAATCCATGCAATTGGCCTTCTTTCTTGGACGTTGCATAGACGGCAAAGAAGCTCACCATCTCAGGGATGCTGGTCACGACACCCAAGATCCAGCCCGCGATGGCCGGACGAATCCCCATTTGCTCGATCACCTGTGCCGTTGCGTTGCCCAAGAACATGCCGGCCACCGCGATGCATACCAACGCGGTGACACCCAGAATCATTCCCAACGGCAAGCTCCCCACAGCGGCTTCGGACTCCTGGCCTCCTTCCTTCGGTCGATTGACACGCCGATCGATGACTTGATAGACGACAAAGAATCCCAGGAGCGCTGGCACTAGGTACCACTGCGTATCGGCTCCCCAGTACATCAAGGCAATCGGAACCACGATGGCCAGTCCCGCAAAGACCACTTCGTCGATAAAGCGTCGATTCCAAAGGTCTCCGAATTGCCGATAGTAGGCCACCGCCATCAGCATCAAACCCGCATTGATGATGTTGGAACTGGCGATGTTCCACAAGCCGGCCTCCCAAACTCCGGCCAACCCGGCCGCAACCAGGCAAACCAATTCGGGGACCGAAGTGGCGTATCCGGTGACTTGACCACGCGTCTTGGCACTCCAGTTCAGTGCACCAGCGACATGGTCGATGCCGCGTAGCAAACCAAACTTGACCAACAAGATGATCACTGCTGCAGATCCGATCATGATCAACGCCGACATCGATGACTCCCTAGCTCGTCAGCGGCAATGGGCTGAAAGATAGCTCTTGATGCCAGCGTTTGAGTTGTTCTGGTGAGATTGATTGGCCTGATCGGTCGATCACGATCCACGGGCGAGCCTTGCGGATCACTCCCTTTTCGAGAAACTCGCCAAACAATCGCAAACGAACGCCAGTATTACCTCCGCCAGACAGATCACTTGTGAAGGGACTGTCGTGCGGACCAAGCAGAATCGCGGTGGAATGTGTTTCGGAAATCGTTGCCGAAATAGCAGGACCGGCGAGTTCATCGTCAGCACGAATCGTTTGATGTTGGCCTGCACTGAGTACGTCGACCGTCGGATGGGCGTCCAGCAGGACGGTCTCGATCGACGTGACACACTCCAGCACGAGCACGTCAGCGTCGCTTTGAATCGGTCGCAACATCAACCGCAATCCGAACTGGCCGCCGGATTGCGGATAACGCAAATGCAACTCGTCTGCTCGCACGAACAACTCGTCCAACTCGGGCAACGTTTGATCGTCCACCGCCGCAAGTGAAACGTAGGCGACTCCATCTCGCTCGCCGTCCACGAGGGAGATCGGTGAACTACCGCCACGAGCCTCCAACAGCCAGACCGAATTGCCGGTCTGCCAGGCAACGATGCCGCGACGATTGGGATGCACGATCCACATCTGGTTGACTCTCTGATTGGATGCCGCTGAGTTGTCCGCTTGACGTTTTCTTAGCCCGCGTACTCGGCGCTGAAAAACGCCTTGCTGTTTTCCACATCGGGCTTGATCGTGCGGCTTCCTTCGTCCCAGTTGGCCGGGCAGACTTCGCCGTTGGTTTCAAAGTACTGCAATGCTTTAACCATTCGCAGCGCTTCATCGACGCTTCGTCCCAAAGGCAAATCGTTGACGACTTGATGTCGCACAGTGCCTTCTTTGTCGATCAAGAACAAACCACGTAGCGCGACGCCGCCGTCCAACAACACGTCATAGTCGCGTGAGATCTGTTTGCTCAAGTCCGCGATCAGCGGATACGCCGTCTTGCCGATCCCGCCTTGATTGCGTGGCGTATTGGTCCAAGCAAGGTGGGTGAAATGACTGTCGATCGAAACGCCCAGGATCTGCACTCCCAGTTTTTCGAAATCGGCCGCGCGGTCGCTGAAGGCGATGATTTCGGTGGGACAGACGAACGTGAAGTCCAACGGCCAAAAGAACAGCAGAACATACTTGCCCTTGTAATCGCTCAAGGAGACTTCCTTGAACTGACCATCAGGCATCACGGCTTGGGCTTTGAAATCAGGTGCTTGCTGGGTAACCAAAACACTCATGGAAATTCAGTATGGCTGGAGGGTATCAATGGAATGGTCATTCAGCCGCGACGATGGCGTGGAGCCTCGGGGCGTAGGGGCTGAAACGCGCAAACGAGCGTCAGAATCGACACTGCGGACGCTCGAACGCTGTCACTATTGAGGCAACGGCGATTTCAGGCAACCGGTGACCCCCTCGAATCGGTGATTTTGACCTCGGCAGACAGATCCTGGGACGCCTAAGTATGCTAAAACATTCATTCTTTTCCCGGCCCTAGTCAACTCGATGCGAATTTCGGCAGCCCGGAGTCCTGTGATTCTGTAACGGCCGACCATTCACCTCGAGCGTGTTCTTATGAGGATTCCGATGTCCGTTTCTTCCAGTGAAGATCAAGTCGCTGATGCTGCGTCTGACGCCGCCTCGGGCAACTCTGTGATCAGAAAAACTATCCTTTTCGCCGTTCTGGCGGTCATGATCGCTGCCTTGATCTACGACTATCGGGTCGCCCGACCTGCCGTCGCCAAGGCCTACGACGACATCGCCACCGCCAGTGTGGAAGCCAACAAAAACCCAGACGACGTTCTGACCAAAGAAGACGTCGCCAAGCTGCTCGACAAAGAACCGATCGAAACGTTCAACGATGGTGTCGAATTGGTCGAAGTTTATGCGTGGACGAGTGGAATCCCGGGTCGCCCCCACAAGCTGTACACCGTCTTCAAACCTCACGGCACCAACCACATCTTTTACCGCCATGCGAAATTCGCCTACGAATCGTCGAGCGAAGTCTCTCCCGTGGCCGGCAAAGTCGTCGGAACCGATATGACGGACGCCGAGCGTGAGGCATACGAAGCTCAGAT from Stieleria varia carries:
- a CDS encoding lactonase family protein; this translates as MFQLADAHAETVDVWFGTSTPRNGLSKGIYHAKFDTEKGELSQATLAAEADGPGFLALHPNGNVLYSVGNHEGKPSVSAYTIHRDGAQTSLTWHSSAEIGDGGAAHVSVDRTGKVLFTAQYGGGSTAAFRLDDDGGIVERTGLYKHVGGSDVVPNRQTSPHAHWTGTSPDNRFLFVPDLGMDQVVIWKVDTETATLTPHGFGQSVPGGGPRHMKFHPNGKIVYLLNELSLSVTVFDYDAKAGTMSPKQTIETLSEAVKAGERFNSSSEIRVHPNGKFVYAANRGNDSITAYRVKEADGTLELIEVEPIRGAWPRNFALDPTGKWLLAAGQNTNSVTIFEIDQQSGQLQFTMKAAMVPTPICVLFAE
- a CDS encoding DUF11 domain-containing protein, whose protein sequence is MKHHAMGHAQITHFNESKGRAGKYSSQPPDKPSQSANSTQRAQADSTIQRLTHPLYANTRDVRMDGGNRSYLAPKLLILPLALCLIGPQALCLIDTARADEKVTTSDVQPALALGTTDSPGAIQQVAGKQPGRRETRPIATVLNDGPQSAPTTGPIRSILGNLFNGPAAAEPAPSAPRAARAVNTPREAADWTGIPYHQATSTPSRPTTSAPIRDPRPGETRMPTAGTAPSVRTTPPSVPAAAPLTNVPKPPALASTSSSRQSATETPVTEDTQVAAPQFSRVEAPKLSSEASSRRRGRRDIPSLDASEVAAAGEGASPVAEEVLVPKIARRELTQDKPKTTPTQVAKSAPVKSTAQADVPAKTATKTPAQTPTAEIATVPRKAIPTPQPTPEPAVAKVETAAPAQTADETTAKETTAAETATPSQSIAAATTNNATTPETEDGPTATLATPVMASPQPSTVASVPSSVPLAPSASTVSQRSGPPSSDFDHVSNFQARRPMETPHSYSAVPDAPIGSGVPNTQTNASGVTFRPPTSMPAPSSIPGYSQAPAYTAVPYQSPQQPYVAAGAPTTTAQNRIATAPPAPPTSPYTEPGSDNAYYPADPYAQQTPQSLAQAPATAPAQSPAVPAPRSFVDTPPTQSAPSATATARSQPAEFNDKPFASAPEQRYRNQPIETRALPPGQTAVASELPGIRVVTHGPSKVMIRQTNQFEIRVENRGSIDATGVMVRAVIPDWAEVQGQSASRGTVDAQSGDGNEKLVWEIDSLPAGTSEKLFVRLKAERSGTHGLDVDWTLIPQKSVTQVVVREPQLNLMIEGPESVVYGESQTYRVRVLNPGDGIAPNVVFTLSPNSPTPQTQRIGDIPSGKEAQFEVELTAQDLGDLKIHGLASGDLELQAEASKTIKVSAAALSAVMNGPELKYQDTEAVYNLQLLNEGDATSKNIVASLSLPAGAEYLGGIDDAKQRGALLTWQIDALAPGAVRDYQFRCLMKSPGEQTFAFECKGSAAGQTDVALDTTVESIADLVLTIQDPVAPAPVNAEVVYEISIRNRGSKDANGVRAIAQFSNGIEPRRVEGHSGEVLTGQVLFDPIPVIAAGSEVKLRVIAEAGEGGHHRFRTEIRSGETVLVAEEATHYMSQRSDRVSRRSTSSSELK
- a CDS encoding peroxiredoxin, which produces MSVLVTQQAPDFKAQAVMPDGQFKEVSLSDYKGKYVLLFFWPLDFTFVCPTEIIAFSDRAADFEKLGVQILGVSIDSHFTHLAWTNTPRNQGGIGKTAYPLIADLSKQISRDYDVLLDGGVALRGLFLIDKEGTVRHQVVNDLPLGRSVDEALRMVKALQYFETNGEVCPANWDEGSRTIKPDVENSKAFFSAEYAG